gtaagcCTGAAcgatgagtgaagctctgtccacactgcaggcagttatagggtttctccccagtgtgagtcctttgatgtgtacgtaGGCCTaaattctgagtgaagctctgtccacactccacgcatttatagggtttctccccagtgtgagtcctttgatgtgaatgcagACTTCcattatgagcaaagctctgtccacactccaggcatttaaagggtttctccccagtgtgagtcctttgatgtgaatgtagacctgaactctgagtgaagctctgttcacactccaggcatttaaagggtttctccccagtgtgagtcctttgatgtctacgtagacctgaactacaagtgaagctctgttcacactctaggcatttatagggtttctccctagTGTGAGTCCTGTGATGTCTATGTagacctgaactctgagtgaagctctgttcacactccaggcatatatagggtttctccccagtgtgagtcctttgatgtgaacgtaggcctgaactatgagtgaagctctgttcacactccaggcatttatagggtttctcaccagtgtgagttctttgatgtgtttGTAAGCTTCCCTTCAGAGtaaaactctgtccacactcaaggcatttatagggtttctccccaatgTGAATCCTGTGATGTTTACGTAGAtatgaactatgagtgaagctctgtccacactccaggcatttatagggtttctccccagtgtgagtcctttgatgtacacGGAGACTTGAACTAtgaatgaagctctgtccacactcacagcacttatagggtttctccccagtgtgagtcctttgatgtgtttgtaagcttcccttctgagtaaagctctgtccacactccaggcatgtaaagggtttctccccagtgtgagtcctttgatgtgtttgTAGAGTTGAACTataactaaagctctttccacattcaatacatttatatgctttcttctccatgtcagcagtgttatgtacatttaattctAATATTGATACTTGATTCTTGTTTTcccctttctgattactcacagtagtgggttcaaattacaggaaagtagattccatctgaacattaagaagaacttcctgactgtaagagctgttcagcagtggaactctctgcctcaaaaagtagtggaggctcctttggaatcctttaaacagaggctagatgctcatctgtcaggtgtactttgcgcttttcctgcacggcagaggcctggactgggtgcctcatgcagtctcttccgactctatggttctactctataatccaaagtgaatgtaggaattctgcaggatcagccccttgagaggaatcctttttcctagaggactggtttccttactgcactttggtttccaaatgccttaatatcgactagaagctggttcgtttcccatcacggcaggggtggctccagagaactctcacgtcctggtcaagaaagaagaagcaaaaggttagacatgaagccgcattcctctggctcaaggtaaacaaagcaaaaagggatagaagaaaggaaaggtggaagggaggaaacacagaaggacaggataagagaaggaaggaatcacgAAAGGAAGGGACTGAACCCTTTTCCCGTAttggagggccacacccatttcattgggtcagacccaaacgtggttaaaggaacagaaggcaggcaggcaggcagaactcctcccaacattcaagggtgtaacgtattctggatcatgggtttccatgaattaccagcattgtgctaaatgctcaaaggaacaaggatttctttattggTTGTGTCGTTATCTTTCATGCCACAGGGACTCCCAACTCTGCTTCCtcagcatctcaaagggtcactccggccacatttcccaaatgaatcttccaaactcACAAGGACCTGCATTTCCAACTGGCTAATTTCAAAACCAAATTGAATTTTGTTGGGATCTTCACAAAATGAGTCCATGCTGAACTACGTTCCATCCAGGCCATGCATTCCCTCCGTAGAGCCCATGATGAGATGCAAAGACAGGCACCGCTCCAGCCACAAAGCCTCCTTCCTGCCAACTCCTTTCCCCTTTGCccacttccccctttccttctttttcctccatccaGGGGAAGACTTTCAGCAACAGAAGAAGAACTAGCTAGGCTCAAGGAAATCTTAAGAAAACTGGAAGCCACGGAGAGAAAATGTCTTCCCTGGATGCcttttggaagaagccttcaagGGGTCTCCAGATGACCTAAAATGTTACCCTTTGATTCTGTAAGGCTGAAAACAAAAACGACCGGGAGAAGAACTGGCATCAGAGGGATCTTCCAAAAGAAATAGCctggtattctatctccccaaactctggcacCCTCACATGGTTAAGACAGATATGGAAGGAAGGTTTCTAGTGGTAATGATAGAACTACAAacaaataccctatatactcaagtataagccggcttTTTCAGCACGTTTTTAATGCTGAATAGCCCCCCTTAGCTtacactcgggtgagggagggaaggagggaggtggGTGTTGCTGAGGGGCAGCGTCACCATTTGCAGTCCTTGTGATTGAATGAAAGCGGGCGCCTCCCTGAAGTTACAAGGCCGCACTTGAGGGAGGGCGAAGAGGTCCTCATGCTTCACCACCAGCAGATGCGCTGAGGGAAAAGTGCCCGGCTCCCTCCTCGCCAGCCTCCTATTTGCCGCCCGGCCGCTCACCTGAGCCAGGAGAAGGAGGCgccgtcccttcagggagatggtgggatacaaaaataaagttgttgttgttgttattattattattagacaatgTGGCACAATATGGTGTTGTGTTTTACAGGGACTAACAGGTGAAGGTGATATCGCTCAACTGCTGAGGCCTTGGCTCCTTCtataaacagaaaataattaCCAATCAGATTCTTAAATCTAAAGGTGACACAATTTTTCTAAAGGAAACACATCAATCGAAAGAAGAATGAAATAAACTGAAATTAAAAGGAACCTCAAACGATGAAAAGACTTATGAATCCTCCAAAGTGAGAGGGAGTGGCATTCTGtggatatataaataaaactaaatGGTACAAACCACAAAAAGAAGGAGGGTTAGGTCTCCCAGATATTAAATTATCATGCCAACCAAATAAGGTAAGTAGTCAAAGGATTAGCGAAGCAAGAAAAACTGGAAGGGCCagaagagtggttctcaacctggagtccctccccaggtgtgtttggcctacaattcccagaaatcccagccagttcagtttaccagctgttaggatttctgggactggaaggccaaaaacatctggggagggaccccaggttgagaaccactgaagagGACAAAAATCAGAATGGAAACCAGAGTATATTTTGAtagaaaataaggaaaagaaTTTGAATAATGAATGGAGTAACCCccttatataaatataaacattctATCTAAACGTTATTGGCCATGCCATACTGCTGCACTGGACCTGCCTGGCACCTTATGGCTGGCCACCCCAACGCTGAACCCTTGACCCGCTGGTGGAGTATTTTGTCATTAGCTCCTAAGcctgtggttaattgattgatttgcctgtttattgtatttatgctcattattgtatcatgttttgttgttgtaaactgcccggagtcccttgaggagatagatagggttttattattgttattattatttatttgtaccatctccccaaaggggagcgGCTCACAAAAGTACACAATTGTGCAGAACACACAGTAagataaaggtcaaggtttcccctgacatgaagtccagccgtgtccgactctgggggttggggctcatctccatttctaaaacaaagagccggcattgtccgcaggcacctcctaggtcatgtggccagcatgactgcacggagcgctgttaccttcctgcagaagcagtacctattgatctactcacatttgtatgtttttcaaattgctagattggcagaagctggggctaatagtgggagctcgctctgttccccggattcgaacctgcaaatcttttggtcagcaaattccgaagctcagcggtttaacggtTGCGCAActggggggaaacctttacatttacctaaataaataaataataagggaggaggaaagaagggaaggaagaaggaaggaagaaggaagtgaTTGGGAATTGGAAAATATAGATATTGACAcctatatattgtttgtacataacaacaacaataataacaactttattcttatctctctccccgaggggacttggggcgtcttacatggagaccaagctCAGCGTAAGCAAGGCCTCCAGGTCATTTTGATGAGCGTCCTCAGGTCTTTTATCAtgccatgttttatttttaatgtgattttattatgttttatcgatgtgttttattacaatgtatgtaccacttgggcttggcccgatgaaagctgccccaagtcccttcggggagatggaggcggggtatcaaaataaagttgttgttattattattattattattaggcgagcccccctccctccctctccccacagacctctctctctctctctctctctctctccttcctcttccctccgccgccttccttcccgcctcacagacacagaccaggcctcaggccaggccaggcgccgccatcttctccttcgtcctcctccttccccggagcccgcccccgcccctcccattggctgagcccgggacgccccgcccaccggaggccccCCATTGGCTGCCTGCCGCTCCCCCTCCTTTGATGGACGGGCGGCAGGGCGGGGCTCCTGAGCAGAGTTGCCCGACGTCACACCCTTGAAGTCCTGACGGAGTTTCTGGGGGAGAaccgggcatgatgggagttgtagttcatcccatTCCTTATGCCTTTtggacaataataaaaacacttacttggtcaaataacctgggcaacgccaagttgttataataataataataataataataataataataataataataataataatacttttacgaaatgttattatataatattattatcaaatataggagcctccgatggccaaggggataaaagcctcgtgacttgaaggctgggctgctgacctgaaggctgccaggttcgaatcccacccggggagagcgcgggtgagctccctctgtcagctccagctccatgcggggacaggagagacgcctcccacaaggacggtaaaaacatcaagacatccgggcaacgtcccctgggcaacgtccttgcagacggcccattctctcactccagaagcaattccggttgctcctgacacggggggaaaaaaatcaaaaaatattacattataatattatttgataatataataataataatataacagtataataaaataataaataaactgataataatatataataacacaataacataataatcataatgctgCCCTATATTATAGAATAACCTCACAGTGACCGTCTATGGGAAAGCCTTCCTTCGTGAGGTCCCAGCcaagcccccttcccttccacaGATTTACCTCATttcacaatataatatatttcaatTTTATAACAGAACTattatgtctgattctgggggttggggctcatctccatttctaagccaaacagccagcgttgtccgtagacacctccaaggtcatgtggccactggcatgactgcatggagggccgttacctgaagtggtacctattgatctactcacattggcatgtttttgaactgctaggttggcagaagctggagctgatggtgggtgctcactccactccccggatttgaacctgtgacctttcggtctgcaagttcagcagctcagcgctttaacacacttcgccaccagggctcttaggtcattataatatattacaattattatactaTCACATGATTATTgctacattataataatattgatgtCAGATCGGATAGGATAAGatcattataatattacaatataatacaatatcataattATCCTTTGGGCTTCAAGCAAATCTaccctttgccaaaatatacgatcctgtgctttgaccaaagtcaaattacaattatgatataatataataataattatgatatattttcatatattattgtattctttttctgatgttatattattatgattattatatattat
Above is a window of Anolis carolinensis isolate JA03-04 unplaced genomic scaffold, rAnoCar3.1.pri scaffold_18, whole genome shotgun sequence DNA encoding:
- the LOC134294645 gene encoding zinc finger protein 658B-like; its protein translation is MEKKAYKCIECGKSFSYSSTLQTHQRTHTGEKPFTCLECGQSFTQKGSLQTHQRTHTGEKPYKCCECGQSFIHSSSLRVHQRTHTGEKPYKCLECGQSFTHSSYLRKHHRIHIGEKPYKCLECGQSFTLKGSLQTHQRTHTGEKPYKCLECEQSFTHSSGLRSHQRTHTGEKPYICLECEQSFTQSSGLHRHHRTHTREKPYKCLECEQSFTCSSGLRRHQRTHTGEKPFKCLECEQSFTQSSGLHSHQRTHTGEKPFKCLECGQSFAHNGSLHSHQRTHTGEKPYKCVECGQSFTQNLGLRTHQRTHTGEKPYNCLQCGQSFTHRSGLRRHQRIHTGEKPYKCLECGQSFAQSGTLHSHQRTHTGEKPFKCLECEQSFTHRSGLRRHQRIHTGEKPYTCLECGQSFTHSSGLRSHQRIHTGEKQYKCLECGQSFTHSSGLRSHQRTHTGEKQYKCLECGQSFTHSSGLRSHQRTHTGEKPYKCLECGQSFAQSGTLHSHQRTHTGEKPYKCLECGQSFTHSSGLRRHQRTHTGEKPYKCLECGQSFICSSSLCSHQRIHTGEKP